The DNA region GCCCTGGTAGCCTCACCCTGATCTGACCGAGAACCTCCGGCATGCACCGGACGCCCGCCCGTGCAAAGTTTCGGCCCCAACTGACCTCCCAAAGGCTCAAAACGCCCAATCTCGGCGGTTCCGAGCGAAATCTATGAAAACTTCAACGCCCAGCCAGCCGCCTTTGCGTTGCAGCAGCCATCAGAATCTTGGGTGTCCTGGTTTTCTGATCGTTCGTCAATCGTCCCGTGGCAGCTTCTTTAACCATTCGCGCACCGGATCTTTGCCGGCGCCCGAGTTGAATGCATTGTTAGGCGGCTATGCCTTCTATATGCAGATGGCTCATGTCGGTGCGCTTACTGGCATGCTCAAAGGTAATTGCGCACACGTTCCCTTCTGAATCCAGGTCAAGAATCGTATTTTCGTCCAGGTCTCGGGTTTCCGAGATCTCTCGACCCTGAAACTCTATGTAGAGGGTGTCCGTGTCCTCGAAGTACTGCACTTTCATGGCCTGAAACCTCTGTCGAAAAAAGCATTATGGACCGTCTCTCGATCCGGAAGCAAAATCACGCGAAGGTAGCGACCTCCAGCCTCCGGTATCCGGGCCCAGCGCCGTACTCGCTGATCTTCTTGGACATGCTCGTGCTCCGGGCGTTCTATGACCCGCAAAATCCATTCGTCCTCAATTTTTGCCCGATCGGGACGGGACCGGGTTGCGTCGAAATACCGTGTTGTTTTCACGGGTCGAATTCTACCGCCGCATAACAAACGCTAATGGGAATAATGTGCCAATTTTGATTCATGCCAGCAAATGCCCCAGCGCCTCACCCGGATCAGGCTGACGCATCAGTGACTCCCCAATCAAAAACGCCCCAATCCCCCCATCCTGCAGCCTTTTCACATCCTCCTGCGAATGAATCCCACTCTCCGAAACCACCAACCGACCTTTCGGCACCATCGGCGCCAACCTTAGCGTAGTCTCCAGGTCGGTGACAAATCGGTGCAAATCCC from Wenzhouxiangella sp. AB-CW3 includes:
- a CDS encoding DUF2283 domain-containing protein translates to MKVQYFEDTDTLYIEFQGREISETRDLDENTILDLDSEGNVCAITFEHASKRTDMSHLHIEGIAA